TACGTCTCTTGAAATTTACAAAATTTTCTATCGATATATTAATAAAACTTTATTATATTTACAATGATTATCAGCTTAAAAAATTCAAATATTTTTTTTGATCCAGCCATTCATCCGGTACTCCTTAAACGGGTCAACGGATATATTAAGGAACAAAACTTACTAAACCCATCCATGAATATAAAGCCACAGGATTTCGAGGCGATCTACGAAATAATAAAAGAACATAACTCCACCCGTTTACCCTGGGTGCGCACCAAAGAGAACTCATCTTTTTCCGGATTGATTATCCGGTCATACATAAAACTAATCGGCAAGGCAGAAAAAATACCCGTAAATTTTTTAAAAACCAGTTTATTAAATAAAACTTTAACCAGTTTCTATAATGCTCACCCCAAGGGGAACTGCAATAAAAGAATGATCAGGATCCTTGCTCATATTCTTAGCGTTCGCAATAAAATCAAGATTTGTCCGATAACAAAAAACGATTAAGCAGAAACTTTTACTTTATTATGAACTACTCTTAGTTTCTTTTTGTGATAGAGGTCTATGGCCTGAGTATAAATTTTATGTTCTTCATCCAGTATCCGCGCAGCCAATGTATCCACACTATCCGTATCAAGGACTGGAACCACAGACTGCAAGATAATAGGACCTGCATCCAGATGACTGTTAACAAAATGAACAGTACATCCCGAATATTTAACACCATATTCCAGAGCCTGCCTTTGAGCATTCAATCCCTTGAAAGAAGGTAATAATGACGGATGAATATTCATAATACGACTGGGGAAAGCATTTATAAATTCGGCAGATAGAATTTTCATATAACCGGCCAGAATGACCAACTCTACTTTAGCAGATTTTAATAAACGGATAAGTTCTTTATCAAATTTACGGTTATCAGCAAACAAACTGGGATCGACAAATTTCGTTTCCAGACCGAAATGCTTTGCATGCTCCAGTATTTTGGATTTTTTGTCTGAAAGCACAATTGCAGTTTCAGCATCGAGTTTACCCTGAATGATATTATTTTGTATTGCTAAAAAATTGGTACCGCGTCCAGAGCCCAATATACCCAGTCTAGTTTTTGATGCCATTAATAATAACCTGTTTACTGCCTTTCTTTATCGAACCCACCTGATAAACTTCATTTTTATTGGCTTTAAGAATTTTTTTTGCAGTATCCGGAGAAGTAACAAAAATCATCCCCATACCCATATTAAAGGTATTGAACATTTCCCGATCTACTACCTTACCTAATTTCTGCAATTTCCTGAAGATAGATGGTATCTCCCATGTTCCCGTTTCAAAAACAGCGTCCAGTTTGGCAGGCAGAATTCTGGCCACATTTTCGTAAAGACCTCCCCCTGTTATGTTGGCAATACCTTTGATTTCATATTTTTTAATAAGCTCAAGTACCGGACGCACATAAAGTTTTGTAGGAGTTAAAAGTTCTTTTTTCAGGGCCAACTGTTCTTTTTTGGTTTTGGCCAGCTCAGCCAGTTTTCTGGCCAAAGAATAACCGTTACTGTGCGCGCCGCTGGACGGGAACATCAGTATTGCGTCGCCTTCTTTAATTGTCTTGCCGTTAATAACCTTCTTTTTGTCTACAATACCGACAACAAACCCGGCCAGATCAAAATCTCCTTTTCTATAGACGTCTTTCATTTCAGCGGTTTCTCCGCCGATTAGCGCGCAATCGGTTTCCTGACAACCCTTAACTATCCCCTTGATTATAGCTGTAACCAGTTCCGGTTCCAGCTTATGCAAAGCTATATAATCAAGCATGAATAAAGGTCTGGCGCCAAGAGCGATAATGTCATTAACACACATGGCTACAAGATCGATACCGATCGTTTCAAAGATACCCAACTCAATAGCCAGAAGCAGTTTTGTGCCTACACCGTCGGTGCTGGATACCAGGATAGGCTCTTTATAGTCTTTCCAGTTGGGTGAAAATAAAGCGCCGAAACTACCGAAATTGTCTATTACCATAGGATTAAATGTTTTTTTTACTTCTCTGGTCAGCTGTTTTACCGATTCGTAACCGGCTTCAATATTCACTCCGGATTCTTTATATGTTAGTCCCATAATCACTCCTTGAAATGCAGAATCTCTCGCATTATAACATAATTCAAGTTTTGCGAGTATGGCCTAATTTGGCCCTGTTAGCCTGCGTTAACGATTTGTCGCTATCTCTTTTACATCAAGTTCAATTTGTTTTTTTAATAGCTCAGTCGTCGAAAAATTTTGCTGCTCACGCACAAACCTGTTAAAAGAAATTTGCACTGTCTGTCCATAAAGATCTTCTTTAAAGTCCAGAATATGACCTTCACATTCCAATGTTTCACGCCGCAAAATGCTGATAGCTGTTAAATGTTTTCTTCCATTAAACGCAGTATGTCCCGAATATACACCGGATTTGGGCAGCAACTTTCTGGGAACAATCTTCAGATTAATTGTGGGAAAACCCAATTTTTTCCCCAGTCCCTTGCCATGGACCACTTCTGACATAAAAAAATATTCATAGCCCAGAAAACAGTTGGCTTTTTCAATTTCTCCTTTGTGCAGCAATTCCCTGATTAACGTACTTTTAACAATATGTCCGTCAACTTTAACGGGCGGTACGATTTCCAATTTGAATTTATATTTTTCAGCCAGACTTTTCATGGCATCGGTATTCCCTTGTAAATTCCTGCCGAAATGAAAGTCCCAGCCCACAACAATTTTTTTGGGGGCTAACGTATCCACAATACCTTTTATAAATTGCTCACCGCTAAGGTCGATCATACGTTCGTCAAACTTCAAAAAAACAAAACCCGGATACAAAATCTTCTTTTCATCAATCAAATTAAGGATACTGTCATTAGGGGAAAAATAGGCTTTGGGTGAGGGATGAAAAGTAACGGAAAAATCAACCTTGTCAAACAAGACCCGATGTCCCAGATGGCAACCGTCAAAGGCTCCCAGAGCAAGAGTTCTGCCTTTGGTCTTGTTCATAGAGTTTTTATCTAACAAAAAATCAGAAAAATTCATTAAGCTGCCTGGACTCCTGTACATAATATGGACCTACTGCCAGCCTGGTCAGACGACTTAAGACCGCTCCCGTATTCAGCATAACTCCAATGTCATGCGCGAGTGAACGGATATAAGTGCCTTTGGAGACTACGGTTTTAATAATAAGTTTAGGGAAAAAACCATTCTTATAAGATAACAATTTCATGGATGAAATTTGCACTGTACGCTCTTCTATCTCCACTTCCTGGTTCTTGCGTGCATACTCGTACAGCTTTCGGCCGTTCTTTTTGATAGCGGAATAAACAGGGGGGTTTTGCTTTATTTCTCCCTTAAAATTCTTGAGGACTTCAATAACCGCTTCCTCCTCAATCGTACCTGGTTGTTTCATTTGCACAATGTTTCCTTCCAGGTCATAAGAATCTGTTTCCACTCCGAGCATAATCTCGGCCAGATAACATTTATCAAGTCCGGTTAACTCCTGCAATTTCTTGGTATATTCCCTTCCCACTGCCACAACCAAGACCCCGGTAGCCATAGGATCTAATGTCCCCGCGTGTCCTATCTTCTTTTCTTTGAAAATTTTCTTCAGCTTGTTGACCACATCAAAAGATGTCCAGCCATAAGGCTTAAAAATATTATATATTCCGAACTCGAGAACTGTGTTTTTTTTATTTTCCATTTATATTTATTTTTTATTAAAATACTTTTTAACTTTTTGTCTGATTTCTTCGATTTGTTTTGGAAGGTCCTGCAGCTGCATGCTGGCGCCTGAAGCATGGATATGGCCGCCACCGTTAAACTGCGCGGCCAGTTCTCTGACATTTAAAGTTTTGTCCTTGGCCCTTAAGCTTAGCTTGATATTTTTACCCACTCTGCGTGCCAGCACAGCAGCGCCGATTCCTTTGATGGAAAGAATATTGTCAACCAAACCTTCCTCCAGGCCCGTATCCTCCGGAATGTAGGAAAAAGCGATATTTTTACCGAAAATTTCCAGATTGTTTAAAGCTTCACGTATTAATTTTGATTTTTTTAGAGATACTTCGCTATATAAATGTTGAACTATATTGTAATAATCATCAGGCTCCACAAATTTTAAAATTTCATAAATAACCTTAAAAATACCGCGATGCGTACTGCTGTGTTTGAAGCGCCCGGTGTCTGTGATTATGGAAATCAATAAACATATTGCGGTTTCCCGGGAAATATCAACTTTCATTTTCTTAAACAAAAAATAAAGGATTTCGCCAACAGCAGAGGCCCAATGCAAAAGATTTAAATCGCCGAACTCACTATTGTCCGGATGATGGTCGATATTAATCACAAATGAACACCTCGACAACAAAACTTTTTGCTCGCCAAGCCTGTTCTCATTACTGGAGTCCAGAATAATAGCCAGATCATATTTTTTTTCGGCAAGTTCGCTATATTCATGAATATTCAGTCCTTTGAAAAAATAAAGATAATCCCAACTGGAATTATCCAGCCGCAAATAGGCAATATCAACCTTCTTCTTCATATGCTTCAATACAAAATTCATGGCCGCTACCGAACCGAATGCATCGCCATCGGGAAATTCGTGAGCCAGCAGCAAAATGCTTCGGGCTGCCGCGATCTTTTTTTGTAATTGCGTAACTATTTTGGGATTTAAACGCATGACAGGGCTAGCTGATATTCAGCTCTTTGATTTTCTCCAAAATACGAGTACCCTCTTCAATGGAAGTGTCCAAAACAAATTCCAGCTCCGGAACCTTCCTCATCCGGACCTTTTTTGCCAGCTGAGAACGAATGAAGCCTTTGGCCTCTTCTATTTTTGCCAGATTTGATCCGTTATTTTTGGAAAAAAAGCTTAGGTATATTTTGGCATGAGATAAATCTTTGTTAAGTTTCACAAAAGTAATGCTGAAAAGCTCTACCTTAGACTTCATTTCAAACTGAATAATGTCGGATACAATTCGCTTAATTTCTTCAGCCAGTCTGACTTCTCTGTTTTTCATGGTTTTGAATTATTTTGTAATTTCCTGCAGGGCGAAAACATGAATGCGGTCCCCTTCTTTATATTCATTAAAACCATCCAGCACTATTCCGCATTCGTAACCCATTTGAACTTCTTTTACATCGTCTTTAAATCTTTTTAAAGAGGTTAATTTACCCTGAAATATCATATTATTATCGCGAAAAATCTCTACTTCGGAATTGCGTACAGCCTTACCTTCGGTTACATAACAACCCGCGATAACACCGACTTTGGAAAACTTGAACAAACTTCTGACCTCAGCTACTCCGATCATTACCCGTTCATAAGTTGGTTTCAAAAGACCTTTTAAGGTGCCGTTCAATTCATCTATAAGTTTATAAATAATATTATATAATTTAATAACAATTCCATCTTCCTCTGCCTTGTTTTTTATTTCCATTGGTAAGGCTACATTAAATCCCAGAATAATAGACTGAGAAGCTTTGGCCAGCATCACGTCTGATTCTGTAATAATACCGGTGCTGCTATGCACCACATTGACAGTGGTATTCTCCACCTTAATTTTTGCTATGGAGCTGAGTATGGCTTCCAGTGAGCCTATCACGTCAGCCTTGATTATCAAATTAACAGTAGTGATTTCCCCTTCGCTTATTTTCTGGGAAAAATCTTCCAGGGTCATTGCCTTTTTCTTTTTTCTCATATCATCTTCTACTTCATGTCTGCGTTCCTCAGCAATATTTTTTGCTTCTTTTTCTGAAGAAACAACCTGCATAACGTCCCCAACATTAGGCACATCGGAAAGCCCCATTATTTCTACTGGCAAAGAAGGCGTTGCGTCTTTTCTGGTTTTGCCGGAATCATCGGTTATAGCTCGGACTTTTCCGAATACATGACCGATAACAAATGGGTTACCCACGCGCAACGTACCGCTTTTTATTAAAACAGTGGCAATCGGTCCCTTGTTTTTTGATAAATGCGATTCCAGAATGATACCCACAGCTTTTTTATGCGGATTGGCTTTCAGCTCTTCCATTTCTGAAACCAGCAGAATCATTTCCAGTAACTCTTTTATACCTTTGCCTTCTTTGGCAGATACAGGAACAACAACTGTTTTTCCGCCCCATTCTTCGGGCACCATATCATATTCTGTAAGCTGTTGTTTAACCCGGTCTATGTTGGCTTCCGGTTTGTCGATTTTATTAATTGCTACAATAATAGGTACTTTAGCGGCCTTGGCGTGATTGATAGCTTCAATGGTTTGCGGCATAATACCGTCGTCAGCGGCAACAACCAGAATAACCACATCGGTAATGGTAGCTCCCCTGGCCCTGATTTCCGTAAAGGCTTCGTGGCCGGGAGTATCGATAAAGGTTATATCCTTACCATGCACATGTACCTGATAAGCACCAATATGCTGCGTAATACCACCGGCTTCCCTATCTACGACATTTGTTTTGCGTATGGCATCCAGCAATTTGGTTTTTCCATGGTCTACATGTCCCATAACCGTAACAATCGGAGGACGTTCTTTTAGAAATCTCTCCTCTTCTTCTATCTCAGCCAGAAAAACATCTTCTACTCGTTTTTGCTGATCGGTTTTTTTTATGGCTTTAATATCCAGCGCTATATTGAACTGACCGGCTATTTCTTCAGCCAGGGTCATATCTATATTCTGATTAAGGTTCATCATCAGGCCCTTTTTCAAAAGAGCGGTAAGTATCTGAGTAACGGGTACATTAATAAGCAGAGCGAATTCTTTTACGGTTAAAACTTCATTTTCTATTTCTACTACTGTCAGCTCAGGCTTGGGAGCCTCTTCTTTTTTGGGGAGTGGTTCTTCCAGGGCTATCGGTACCTGTTTCTTTTCAGGCAATACAGGTTCTTCCAAGGCAGGCTCTGCTTTTTCCTTGATGGATTTCTTTTCTTTTCTTTCTTTTGCCTCGTTCATTCCCTGCAAATGAGATTTTACTTTTTTTACATCTTCATCGGAAATACTGGAGGAATGACTTTTGGCCTCTATATTGAGTTTAGCCAGAATTGTCAGTAAAACTTTACTGGTTAATCCAAGTTCTTTGGCAATTTCATGGACTCTCAATAAAAAGACCTTCTTTCCTAAATTAAGCTATTGTTTCTTTAATTTTCATATACAGATCGTAATCTATATTGCTGGTTGCGCTTTTAACTTTATGGCCTTGTTCTTCCACTTTTTTTATAAATTCATCTGTATTCATGCCCAGTTCGCTGGCTGCTTCATTGACTCTGATCTTTTTCTTTTCATCTTTTTCCACTTTTTTCTCTTCTACTTTTATTTCGGTTTCTTTTTTAGTGGCATTAGATTTCTTTTCAGCCATAAGTTTATCCAGCAGATTTGCTTCCACTTCGCTTTTTTTGACTACGTCAATGTTCCAGCCTGTAAGCTTGGAAGCCAATCTCACATTCAGCCCGGTCTTGCCGATGGCTAATGAAAGCTGATCATCCTCAACAATAGCTTTGGCCCTTTTTTCATCTTTATCCACGATTTCCACTCTATAAATGGTTGCTGGTTTTAAAGCATTGGCGATAAGTTCGCAAGTATCTTCTTTCCATTCAATAATATCAATTTTTTCACCGTTAATTTCCTTAAGCACAGCCTGGATACGCGCGCCCATTCGTCCGACGCAAGTACCTACGGCTCCTACTTCAGCACTGTTGGAATGAACTGCTATCTTTGTTCTGTAACCGGCTTTCCTGGCAATTGCTTTAATTTCTATAACACCTTCGGCAATTTCCGGAACTTCCAGTTCAAACATCTTTTTTACCAACCCTTCATGTGACCTGGAAACAACAACTTCCGGTCCTCGATTGGTACGGGCAATATCCACCAGGTATAATTTTATGCGGTCTTTAAGACGATATGTTTCGTCGGGTATCTGATTGCGATAATCAAGGACAGCTTCTGTTCGTCCCAGATTTATAAGATAATTACTACCTTCTATGCGCTGGACAATACCTGTAATCAGGTTACCTATCTTATCCTGATATTCGGACATGATAGACTTTTTTTCAGCCTCAATAATACGCTGAGTAATAACCTGTTTGGCTTTTTGCGCGGCTATACGACCGAAATCGGGCGGATGGATTTCCATATCTACTTCTTCACCCAGTTTGGCAGTAGACCTAAGTTTCTTTGCTTCTTTGGTGGTAATTTCTGTTTTAGGATCGGTTACAGTTTTTACAACTTTCATGGTAGCCATTATCATGGCGTTACTGTTATCCAGGTCCAGTATAGCTTTAAGATTGTCGGAAACCCCGTAATAACGCTTGGCTGCCAATACCAGAGCATCTGAAATGGCGCCCATTATTTCATCTTCAGGGATACCTCTCTCACTTTTTATCTGAGCTATAACTTCTCTTAATCCGTCGATCTTAATCATGAATTAAACTCCTTTTCAAGATTAAAAAAAAAGTGGGAAAATCCCACCTTCCTGAGCAACACAATTATATTACTTAATAAGTAATACAGCAACCACAAAATTATTTGGGGTTAGGAACTCCTGCATTAAACCATGAAATATACATTTACGACAATAACCGGAATAAAGACAAAATATAACCGTTTTTGTAAATATTCAGAGTTGTACATACACATAAAAAGACAGGTGTAATATGCTAAAATGTTTACAGCATAGATATTTGCAAACCTGAGAGTATGTCCGGGAACCTGATACAACAACTGCGCACCGCTTTTAACCAGGACCATAAGCCCCAGAACAAATTTGAAGACAATTGTAGCGGCTAGCGGCAGGCATAATGTCAGCATAAGCGCCACGAAACCTGTAATCACAATGTAGCTGATAAAGAATCCCAAAAAAAGATTGGCAGCCAGGGCCAAAAAATCGAAACGATGAAAAATAAGCATAATAAATGGAGTCGTAATTAATAACGGAGATATGTTCATGCTCAGCTGTTCCGCAACAAATGTCGGCACAGACAATCTTTCAGTCATTAATTTTGCAAGCCTGGGATTTAATTCCAACAGAGAAAATGTAGCACCGAAAGATAGAATAAAACCCAGATTATAAAGATTACCAGGATTTAACACCAGCATTATCAGTGCGGTCATGAGTAAAATATCCGTTGAACTTTTCTGCCTGTCCTGAAAAGTTAAAAACAAATTTATTTGCAGCATTAAAACAGCTCTGAATATAGAGACATCGCCTCCGGTTATGAGCATGAAAAAACCGTTTACAACCAGTAGCATAAAGAATTTCAACCACCTGTTCAAATGCAGCAAATTAAAAACTGTCAGCATCATTCCGGAAAGTATCGCCACCTGCGCGCCTGACACTACCAATAAATGCAAAAGACCCAGGTCTCTGAAAACTGTTTTCAATGCAGGGTCAACCTGAATGGTATCATCGCCCAGCAATAAGCCGACAAAAAAATTGGCGTAAAAAGGCGACAGATAATCATTGATTGTAGCCGTAAGATTTTCCCTAAACTTGTAAAGCCAGTTGATTGAACTTTTTCGTACCCGCACAAGCTCTATTTTCTTAAGGATTATTCGCTCTTTTTTCCCGAATTTTTTAAGCTCCACCAAAGCTTTCAGAGAAATTTTATCTGATGTTTCCAGCCGCTTGCCATATAACCAAAAGGAAGTCGCGGCACTGAGAAAAATTTTCCGGTCAGCTGTTTGAAGTTTACAAATTTTAAATGTATATTGGTTTTGCGAAGCTTTCTGGATAACACCTTCGATATAAACAATTTTATCGCTTTGCCTTTGCAGCAGATTTATATCGTGATCTAAAAAATATTGTCTGATCTGAGAATTGGCCAGCATAAAAGTGAAACAGCACAGCGAAATAAACCATAATGATCTTTGCTCCGCGGTAACACATCTGTAGTTAAACAGCCACAGAAATACCAATATCAAGCATAAAACAACCGCATAAACTACTGGCAAATATGTAGCAGCAAGCAGCCCTGTCAAACTGCTGAAAAACATATAAACGA
The nucleotide sequence above comes from Candidatus Margulisiibacteriota bacterium. Encoded proteins:
- the purM gene encoding phosphoribosylformylglycinamidine cyclo-ligase; its protein translation is MGLTYKESGVNIEAGYESVKQLTREVKKTFNPMVIDNFGSFGALFSPNWKDYKEPILVSSTDGVGTKLLLAIELGIFETIGIDLVAMCVNDIIALGARPLFMLDYIALHKLEPELVTAIIKGIVKGCQETDCALIGGETAEMKDVYRKGDFDLAGFVVGIVDKKKVINGKTIKEGDAILMFPSSGAHSNGYSLARKLAELAKTKKEQLALKKELLTPTKLYVRPVLELIKKYEIKGIANITGGGLYENVARILPAKLDAVFETGTWEIPSIFRKLQKLGKVVDREMFNTFNMGMGMIFVTSPDTAKKILKANKNEVYQVGSIKKGSKQVIINGIKN
- a CDS encoding ComEC/Rec2 family competence protein, whose product is MIVYMFFSSLTGLLAATYLPVVYAVVLCLILVFLWLFNYRCVTAEQRSLWFISLCCFTFMLANSQIRQYFLDHDINLLQRQSDKIVYIEGVIQKASQNQYTFKICKLQTADRKIFLSAATSFWLYGKRLETSDKISLKALVELKKFGKKERIILKKIELVRVRKSSINWLYKFRENLTATINDYLSPFYANFFVGLLLGDDTIQVDPALKTVFRDLGLLHLLVVSGAQVAILSGMMLTVFNLLHLNRWLKFFMLLVVNGFFMLITGGDVSIFRAVLMLQINLFLTFQDRQKSSTDILLMTALIMLVLNPGNLYNLGFILSFGATFSLLELNPRLAKLMTERLSVPTFVAEQLSMNISPLLITTPFIMLIFHRFDFLALAANLFLGFFISYIVITGFVALMLTLCLPLAATIVFKFVLGLMVLVKSGAQLLYQVPGHTLRFANIYAVNILAYYTCLFMCMYNSEYLQKRLYFVFIPVIVVNVYFMV
- a CDS encoding bifunctional oligoribonuclease/PAP phosphatase NrnA; its protein translation is MRLNPKIVTQLQKKIAAARSILLLAHEFPDGDAFGSVAAMNFVLKHMKKKVDIAYLRLDNSSWDYLYFFKGLNIHEYSELAEKKYDLAIILDSSNENRLGEQKVLLSRCSFVINIDHHPDNSEFGDLNLLHWASAVGEILYFLFKKMKVDISRETAICLLISIITDTGRFKHSSTHRGIFKVIYEILKFVEPDDYYNIVQHLYSEVSLKKSKLIREALNNLEIFGKNIAFSYIPEDTGLEEGLVDNILSIKGIGAAVLARRVGKNIKLSLRAKDKTLNVRELAAQFNGGGHIHASGASMQLQDLPKQIEEIRQKVKKYFNKK
- the infB gene encoding translation initiation factor IF-2, producing the protein MRVHEIAKELGLTSKVLLTILAKLNIEAKSHSSSISDEDVKKVKSHLQGMNEAKERKEKKSIKEKAEPALEEPVLPEKKQVPIALEEPLPKKEEAPKPELTVVEIENEVLTVKEFALLINVPVTQILTALLKKGLMMNLNQNIDMTLAEEIAGQFNIALDIKAIKKTDQQKRVEDVFLAEIEEEERFLKERPPIVTVMGHVDHGKTKLLDAIRKTNVVDREAGGITQHIGAYQVHVHGKDITFIDTPGHEAFTEIRARGATITDVVILVVAADDGIMPQTIEAINHAKAAKVPIIVAINKIDKPEANIDRVKQQLTEYDMVPEEWGGKTVVVPVSAKEGKGIKELLEMILLVSEMEELKANPHKKAVGIILESHLSKNKGPIATVLIKSGTLRVGNPFVIGHVFGKVRAITDDSGKTRKDATPSLPVEIMGLSDVPNVGDVMQVVSSEKEAKNIAEERRHEVEDDMRKKKKAMTLEDFSQKISEGEITTVNLIIKADVIGSLEAILSSIAKIKVENTTVNVVHSSTGIITESDVMLAKASQSIILGFNVALPMEIKNKAEEDGIVIKLYNIIYKLIDELNGTLKGLLKPTYERVMIGVAEVRSLFKFSKVGVIAGCYVTEGKAVRNSEVEIFRDNNMIFQGKLTSLKRFKDDVKEVQMGYECGIVLDGFNEYKEGDRIHVFALQEITK
- the truB gene encoding tRNA pseudouridine(55) synthase TruB gives rise to the protein MENKKNTVLEFGIYNIFKPYGWTSFDVVNKLKKIFKEKKIGHAGTLDPMATGVLVVAVGREYTKKLQELTGLDKCYLAEIMLGVETDSYDLEGNIVQMKQPGTIEEEAVIEVLKNFKGEIKQNPPVYSAIKKNGRKLYEYARKNQEVEIEERTVQISSMKLLSYKNGFFPKLIIKTVVSKGTYIRSLAHDIGVMLNTGAVLSRLTRLAVGPYYVQESRQLNEFF
- the nusA gene encoding transcription termination factor NusA, coding for MIKIDGLREVIAQIKSERGIPEDEIMGAISDALVLAAKRYYGVSDNLKAILDLDNSNAMIMATMKVVKTVTDPKTEITTKEAKKLRSTAKLGEEVDMEIHPPDFGRIAAQKAKQVITQRIIEAEKKSIMSEYQDKIGNLITGIVQRIEGSNYLINLGRTEAVLDYRNQIPDETYRLKDRIKLYLVDIARTNRGPEVVVSRSHEGLVKKMFELEVPEIAEGVIEIKAIARKAGYRTKIAVHSNSAEVGAVGTCVGRMGARIQAVLKEINGEKIDIIEWKEDTCELIANALKPATIYRVEIVDKDEKRAKAIVEDDQLSLAIGKTGLNVRLASKLTGWNIDVVKKSEVEANLLDKLMAEKKSNATKKETEIKVEEKKVEKDEKKKIRVNEAASELGMNTDEFIKKVEEQGHKVKSATSNIDYDLYMKIKETIA
- the rbfA gene encoding 30S ribosome-binding factor RbfA: MKNREVRLAEEIKRIVSDIIQFEMKSKVELFSITFVKLNKDLSHAKIYLSFFSKNNGSNLAKIEEAKGFIRSQLAKKVRMRKVPELEFVLDTSIEEGTRILEKIKELNIS
- the purN gene encoding phosphoribosylglycinamide formyltransferase, translating into MASKTRLGILGSGRGTNFLAIQNNIIQGKLDAETAIVLSDKKSKILEHAKHFGLETKFVDPSLFADNRKFDKELIRLLKSAKVELVILAGYMKILSAEFINAFPSRIMNIHPSLLPSFKGLNAQRQALEYGVKYSGCTVHFVNSHLDAGPIILQSVVPVLDTDSVDTLAARILDEEHKIYTQAIDLYHKKKLRVVHNKVKVSA
- the ribF gene encoding riboflavin biosynthesis protein RibF produces the protein MNFSDFLLDKNSMNKTKGRTLALGAFDGCHLGHRVLFDKVDFSVTFHPSPKAYFSPNDSILNLIDEKKILYPGFVFLKFDERMIDLSGEQFIKGIVDTLAPKKIVVGWDFHFGRNLQGNTDAMKSLAEKYKFKLEIVPPVKVDGHIVKSTLIRELLHKGEIEKANCFLGYEYFFMSEVVHGKGLGKKLGFPTINLKIVPRKLLPKSGVYSGHTAFNGRKHLTAISILRRETLECEGHILDFKEDLYGQTVQISFNRFVREQQNFSTTELLKKQIELDVKEIATNR